GCTTCGAGCCCCTTGAAGGGTCGTTCAAGACCAGGACGTTGATAGGTCAGGTGTGGAAGCGCAGTAATGCGTTAAGCTAACTGATACTAATTGCCCGTAAGGCTTGATCCTATAACAGGTGTGTCTTGCGATGATCGTTAGTGCTTCAGCACTTACGAGCATCCCACCCCCGAAGGGGGCACGCGTGAACTCCAGATGGGGCACGCAGAACGCACGGTTGAGATCAGTGTTGTGCCAACAGAAACAACACAACCCCACGCTCTACCCTGGTGAGCATCACCAGAAACTACTTCTTCCAGATTGGCTGGGCTGTCCCCGGGACAGCCGAGCAACAAGTCATGCCTGATGACCATAGCGAGTCGGTCCCACCCCTTCCCATCCCGAACAGGACCGTGAAACGACTCCACGCCGATGATAGTGCGGATTCCCGTGTGAAAGTAGGTAATCGTCAGGCTCCCCAGCAGCATCAGAAACCCCACCCCCAAAAAGGTGGGGTTTCTGCGTTTACCGGCCGCCGTCCCCGGACTACCCGGAATACCGGTCACCCCCGCCACTACCGGCGCGGCAAACCGGCGCACAAAAGCTAAAACAATCTAATAAAGCCTCGTTTCCTACGCCGTCTAACAACTGCCGCAGCACGACTCGCGAACGGCATTCTGCTCCAAACACCGGCACCGCTACCACACCCACGTGTGGTAGCGGCATCCGATGTCAGCCGCCTCCACCTCACTGCGTCGAGATATCCGCTCCGTGGCTCGCACCGACAGGCACTGCGGCATCACTGACCTGCGCTTTGTCGACTTCTGCAAGCAACGCTTCGTCGCGCGCAATGACTTTGGGCAGATGTGTGCGTAAGAATTCGACCCAGGTCCGCGTCTTCGCATCGATGAACTTACGCGACGGGTAAAGCGCGTAAATATTCATTTTCTGCGCCGTATATTCCGGCAATACGCGCACCAACGTTCCGTCACGCAGTCCGGAAATTGCTGCATACAGCGGCAGCATGCCAATGCCCATCCCTTCGCGGATCGCGACAACCAGCGACTCGGCGATGTTCACATGCACGGGTCCATTCACCTCCATCGTTTCGCCGCCATTCGGCCCGTCGAGCACCCAATCGTGCGGCGGAAACGCCGGAGTGTGCAGGATCAAACACTCGTGATGTGCCAGTTCGGCCGGCTTTTGCGGCGCGCCGTGAGTGCGCACGTACGCCGGCGAAGCGCACAGAATGCTGAAGGTCGTTCCCAACGGAAGCGACACGAGATCTGAATTAGGCAACGTGGAGGCAAGGATCACCGCGACATCCGCACTGCCTTCGAAAAGATCGGGCATGCGCTGCGACATCGTGAGTTCGACCGTTACCTCGGGATATAGCGCGCGATAGCGCGAGATGGCCGGCAGCACGTAATGCTGGCCGATGCTGGCAAAGCTGTGCATTCGCAACGCGCCAGTCGGTCGCTCGTGTGCACAACTGGCTTCTTCTTCCGCCGTGCTGACATCTGCAAGTATCTGCTGGCATCGCTTCAGATAACGCTCGCCAGCGGTGGTGAGTGCGAGCCGTCGTGTGGAGCGGTTCAGCAACCGAGTCCGCAGATGAGCTTCGAGCTCTGAAACCGCGCGAGACATCGCGCCGGTGGTTGAATTGAGCGACTGCGCGGCGCCGGTGAAACTACCGGCCTCGACCACGCGCACGAACACTCGCATATTTTGTAACGTATCCATCGATCCTTCTATTTCACGGCAGAAGCCATATTGTCCGCCTGTCTCGGATGCGCATTGTTGTTCGTTTTGGAAGGAACGTTCCGCGCCTGTCCTCTTAATGCCAGCATAGCTTGATCCTACAATCGGCGCCTTGCCTGCCGGAATGAGTTGTCTTCGCCGGTGCTGCTTTGCGCGACCAACCGGGGTGCATTAGTCTTAAATGAAACGCGAACATGCGATCAAGCCGACGGCCGATTCCGGCCGGCACTGGAGCGTCATGTTGCGATCGCTCAGTCCCGCGGTTTTGGACTGGGCAAATAGCGAAGGCCTGGTCTGGCTGCATCTGTTGAAAACGGTCACCGCCGGTCTGCTGGCGCTGGGTGTCGCGATGCTGCTGGATCTGCCGCAGCCGCGCATCGCGATGACAACGGTGTTCGTGCTGATGCAGCCGTTCAGCGGCATGGTGCTCGCCAAGAGCTTCTACCGCATTCTCGGCACTGCGGTGGGCACTGTCGCCGCACTGGTGCTGGGCGCATTGTTCGTCCAGCAACCCGAGTTGTACATGATCGGCATGATCGGCTGGGTGAGCGCCTGTATCGCGGCAGCAGTCCGGTTTCGACATTTCAGGTGGTATGGCTTTGTGCTCGCGGGTTATACCGCTGCGCTGATCGGCATCCCAAATGTCACCGTGCCTCACGACCTGTTTCTGGCGGCGCTCACGCGCGCAGCGGAAGTGGCGGTCGGCATCGTGTCCTCGAGCGCGGTCAGCGCGCTAATCGTGCCGCAGCGATCCAGTCTCGCGCTGCGCCACGCACTACAAATTCGTTACAGAAATTTTACTGCGTTCGCCGCCGACGTGCTGGTTCGCGGTCTTGAGCGTGGTCAATTCGAGCGACGCTTTGCGGATCTCGTCGACGAAATCGTCGGTTTCGAGGCGACTCGCACGTTTGCCGCCTTCGAAGATCCGGCCATGCGTTCACGCAGCCAGCATCTGGGTCGTTTGAACAGCGAGTTTATGGATGCGTGCGCGAGGCTCCACGCGCTGCATCAACTGCTCAAGCGTCTGCGCGTAAACGGTTCGGTGCCGATCGCCACGGCGATCAAGCCGTATTTCCACGAACTGGCCGCGCTCATGGCGCCGCAGCCGGACATCACCGTCGATGCAGCGCGGATGGCCGCCCGGTTGCAGCACTTTCAGGCAAGTTTGCCACGGCGCGTTCGCGAAACGAGAAGGCCGCTGGAAACCTCGCCCGCCGAATCGCTGGCGGACTTCGATACGGCGGCGGAATTGCTGTACCGGTTCGTCGACGAATGGATCCGGTACTCGGGCACGTACGCGTCCCTGACGCGGCACAAGGCGGCAGCTCAGCCGCGGCCCATCAGCCGTTACGTGAGCAAGACCAACAGCTTCGTGGTCGCATTGACTTTTGTCCGCTCGGCGGTGGTCATGGCGATCGCAAGCTGGTTCTGGATCGCGACAGACTGGCCGAGCGGCGGTTTGGCGGTGATCGGCGCGGCGCTGGTGTGCGCGTTGACATCGACCGCGCCGAATCCCTCGAAGATGGCCATCCAGATGGCTGTCGGCGCCGTGCTGGCGACCATGACCGGTTATCTGTTCACCTGCTACGTGTATCCCAACATCGACGGCTTTCCGCTCTTGTGCGTCACGCTTGCGCCGGTGCTCGCGCTCGGTGCGTTCGTCGCCACGCGCAAGCTCGCGGCGGGTTATGGGGTCGGCTTTTCCGTGTTCTTCTGCCTGCTCGCCGGACCCGACAACGTCGTCACTTACGCACCGGACCTGGTGATCAACAATGGCCTTGCGCTCACCGCGTCGCTGCTGCTGGCGGCCCTCGTCTTCGTGATCGTATTCCCGGCTGACATGCCTTGGCTCGTCGGGAAAATCATGGGTGATCTGCGCGCGCAAGCCGTATCCGCGTGCAAGGACGAACTGCCGGGACTCAATCAGCGCTTTCAGTCGCGCACACACGATCTGACTTCGCAACTGCGTGTGTTGTTGTCGCGACGCTCGCGCCGCCGCCGCGACGCCTTGCGCTGGATGCTCGCAACCCTTGAAGTGGGCCATGCCGTGATCGATCTGCGCAACGAAGTGGTGCACGCCGACTACGCGCACGCACTGCATCCGCGGTGGGGCAGCGCCATCGAGCGCACGTGCGACGACCTCGCGCAATTGTTCGAACAGCCCGATGGGCGTGGTCTCGAGCGCGCGCTCCTATCCGTGCGCTCGGCCACCTGGATTGCGCAGGAAGTGCTGCAGGCGGTTCATGCCGAGCGCGACAGGCGTCACGACCTGCAGCGCATCTTGAGTTGCCTGCACTTCATCCGCACCGCGTTGCTCGACAAGGACGCGCCCTTCAACGTGCGTTGATTGATGGATCTTAGGTCGCGGCTCCGCATTGTGGCCCGAACGGATGGACGTGGAGTCGAGGTACACACTGCATGCCGGAAACGACGGGCGTTGAGTGGCGACGTTAAATCATGACCCTAAGTGATGGGCATTCGAATCTCC
Above is a genomic segment from Paraburkholderia aromaticivorans containing:
- a CDS encoding FUSC family protein, whose amino-acid sequence is MKREHAIKPTADSGRHWSVMLRSLSPAVLDWANSEGLVWLHLLKTVTAGLLALGVAMLLDLPQPRIAMTTVFVLMQPFSGMVLAKSFYRILGTAVGTVAALVLGALFVQQPELYMIGMIGWVSACIAAAVRFRHFRWYGFVLAGYTAALIGIPNVTVPHDLFLAALTRAAEVAVGIVSSSAVSALIVPQRSSLALRHALQIRYRNFTAFAADVLVRGLERGQFERRFADLVDEIVGFEATRTFAAFEDPAMRSRSQHLGRLNSEFMDACARLHALHQLLKRLRVNGSVPIATAIKPYFHELAALMAPQPDITVDAARMAARLQHFQASLPRRVRETRRPLETSPAESLADFDTAAELLYRFVDEWIRYSGTYASLTRHKAAAQPRPISRYVSKTNSFVVALTFVRSAVVMAIASWFWIATDWPSGGLAVIGAALVCALTSTAPNPSKMAIQMAVGAVLATMTGYLFTCYVYPNIDGFPLLCVTLAPVLALGAFVATRKLAAGYGVGFSVFFCLLAGPDNVVTYAPDLVINNGLALTASLLLAALVFVIVFPADMPWLVGKIMGDLRAQAVSACKDELPGLNQRFQSRTHDLTSQLRVLLSRRSRRRRDALRWMLATLEVGHAVIDLRNEVVHADYAHALHPRWGSAIERTCDDLAQLFEQPDGRGLERALLSVRSATWIAQEVLQAVHAERDRRHDLQRILSCLHFIRTALLDKDAPFNVR
- a CDS encoding LysR family transcriptional regulator yields the protein MDTLQNMRVFVRVVEAGSFTGAAQSLNSTTGAMSRAVSELEAHLRTRLLNRSTRRLALTTAGERYLKRCQQILADVSTAEEEASCAHERPTGALRMHSFASIGQHYVLPAISRYRALYPEVTVELTMSQRMPDLFEGSADVAVILASTLPNSDLVSLPLGTTFSILCASPAYVRTHGAPQKPAELAHHECLILHTPAFPPHDWVLDGPNGGETMEVNGPVHVNIAESLVVAIREGMGIGMLPLYAAISGLRDGTLVRVLPEYTAQKMNIYALYPSRKFIDAKTRTWVEFLRTHLPKVIARDEALLAEVDKAQVSDAAVPVGASHGADISTQ